The Prevotella melaninogenica ATCC 25845 genome includes a window with the following:
- a CDS encoding NAD(P)/FAD-dependent oxidoreductase, which produces MDIAIIGGGAAGFMAAIVARRTNPASKVTIFERAQKVLAKVEITGGGRCNVTNSFAAITDMKQAYPRGHKLMKRLMKTFSHEDTYRWFEQHGVPLVTQEDECVFPKAQDSHAIINCLVRQANELGVTICCRHRLVNIHKMEDGRLKLEFENGAHRVFHRTIITTGGSPNGRGLQYLAQLGHEIEAPVPSLFTFNIKDRAFCDLMGTVVDPVVTTIPGTKLRAKGPLLVTHWGVSGPAALKLSSYAARLLAENDYKAPLAISWTGELTRQEVEENLLKLQTANPRKQVATLHPFGLPSRLWLYILSKLGIDAVKPWAEIGRKTLNRMIETLVNDQYTIAGKGAFREEFVTCGGVSLNSVNSKTLESKVCPNLFFAGEVLDIDAITGGFNLQAAWTTGVVAGQCAAGS; this is translated from the coding sequence ATGGATATAGCTATCATTGGCGGAGGAGCAGCAGGGTTCATGGCTGCTATCGTGGCTCGCAGGACAAACCCTGCAAGTAAGGTGACAATCTTTGAACGTGCACAGAAGGTGTTGGCTAAGGTTGAAATAACCGGAGGTGGACGTTGTAATGTTACAAATAGTTTTGCAGCCATTACGGACATGAAGCAGGCTTACCCACGTGGGCATAAACTCATGAAACGGTTAATGAAGACGTTTAGCCATGAAGATACTTATAGATGGTTTGAGCAACATGGTGTGCCATTGGTAACGCAAGAAGATGAATGTGTCTTCCCAAAGGCGCAAGATTCTCATGCCATTATTAATTGTTTGGTGCGGCAGGCTAATGAGTTGGGGGTGACTATATGTTGTCGACACCGTTTGGTGAATATCCATAAGATGGAAGATGGAAGATTAAAACTGGAGTTTGAGAATGGTGCACATCGTGTGTTTCATCGTACTATTATAACAACTGGAGGCTCACCGAATGGACGTGGCTTACAATACCTTGCCCAGCTTGGACATGAAATAGAGGCTCCTGTACCTTCACTTTTCACCTTTAATATAAAAGATCGTGCTTTTTGCGACCTTATGGGAACGGTTGTTGATCCTGTTGTGACGACTATTCCTGGAACAAAACTACGTGCGAAGGGTCCATTGTTGGTGACACATTGGGGCGTAAGTGGTCCTGCTGCCTTGAAACTTTCCTCCTATGCGGCTCGTCTGCTTGCTGAAAATGATTATAAAGCACCGCTTGCAATCAGTTGGACTGGCGAACTAACACGGCAAGAAGTGGAGGAGAATCTTCTGAAGTTGCAAACTGCTAATCCACGTAAGCAGGTTGCTACCTTACATCCATTTGGTTTGCCGAGTCGTCTGTGGCTCTATATACTAAGTAAACTTGGCATAGATGCTGTGAAACCATGGGCTGAGATTGGACGTAAAACACTAAACAGAATGATTGAAACATTGGTCAATGATCAATACACCATTGCTGGTAAAGGTGCCTTTCGTGAAGAGTTTGTGACGTGTGGTGGTGTGAGTCTTAACTCTGTTAATTCTAAAACACTTGAAAGTAAGGTTTGTCCAAATCTTTTCTTTGCGGGTGAGGTGTTAGACATTGATGCTATTACTGGTGGTTTTAATCTTCAAGCTGCATGGACAACAGGTGTTGTGGCTGGGCAATGTGCTGCAGGTAGTTAG
- a CDS encoding DUF1896 domain-containing protein, with amino-acid sequence MTTTKKELSYFRLKLETYLSEHFPEMLSDKPFITARADEALTAYCDAVAQGFSHPEAETMASEVLYQGLHFSKYDTLVSVLENEFEKELPSPLPERLTPMLLKNKAVQSVFDKYELTDDFGASPEYEKLYTELTGTIVLLIEVNGLPTVDSENMT; translated from the coding sequence ATGACAACAACAAAGAAAGAGCTTTCTTACTTCCGTTTGAAGTTAGAGACTTATCTTAGTGAGCATTTCCCTGAAATGCTGAGTGACAAACCATTCATAACGGCAAGAGCCGATGAAGCCCTTACTGCCTACTGTGATGCAGTAGCACAAGGCTTTTCTCACCCAGAGGCGGAGACGATGGCAAGCGAAGTTCTGTATCAAGGACTGCATTTCTCCAAGTACGACACCCTTGTTTCTGTCTTAGAGAATGAGTTCGAGAAAGAACTGCCCTCTCCTCTTCCTGAAAGACTAACACCAATGCTTCTGAAGAATAAGGCTGTGCAAAGTGTTTTCGACAAGTATGAGCTGACGGACGACTTTGGTGCAAGTCCAGAGTATGAGAAACTCTACACCGAACTGACAGGGACAATCGTTTTGCTCATTGAGGTCAATGGTCTGCCAACTGTCGATAGTGAGAACATGACTTGA
- the pflB gene encoding formate C-acetyltransferase: protein MKKAWRGFTGTKWLDEVNMRQFIQDNYDSYDGDASFLEKPTEATDKLWGMLKELQKQERAKGGVLDMETEVVSSMTAYGPGYIGEGTKELEKVVGLQTDKPLKRAFMPYGGIKMAEQACTTYGYEPSEKLHEIFTKYCKTHNEGVFDAYTDEMKLVRHNHILTGLPDTYGRGRIVGDYRRVALYGVDFLINEKAKDLRNCGDGTMTEEVIRLREEISMQMKALKEMKEMAAIYGYDISEPANNAREAVQWLYFGYLSAIKTQNGAAMSVGRISTFLDIYIQRDFKEGTLTEAEAQELIDHLVMKFRMVKFARIPSYNQLFSGDPVWATLEVAGLGMDGRSMVTKTDFRFLHTLENMGPSPEPNLTVLYSSRLPKHFKDYAAKISISTSSIQYENDDVMRPIWGDDYSICCCVSATQTGKEMQFFGARANLAKCLTYAISGGVDSKTREQCGPAYRPIEGDVVTYDEFMPRFMDMMEWLAGVYVNTLNLIHYMHDKYFYEAAELALIDTDVRRTFATGIAGFSHVVDSISAIKYAKVNIIRDETGFPIEFKTEGDFPRYGNDDDRADDIAVWLLKTFMNMIRKHHTYRNSEPTTSILTITSNVVYGKFTGNMPDGRPAGAPLAPGANPSYGAEQNGLLASLNSTAKLPYEYALDGISNTQTISPDALGHNDEERISTLVGVMDGYFDRGAHHLNVNVFGVDKLIDCMEHPEKEEYANFTIRVSGYAVKFIDLTREQQMDVIARRAHGSM, encoded by the coding sequence ATGAAAAAAGCATGGAGAGGATTTACTGGAACCAAGTGGCTTGATGAAGTCAATATGCGTCAGTTTATCCAAGATAATTATGATAGTTATGATGGTGATGCTTCCTTCCTTGAGAAGCCAACAGAAGCAACAGACAAACTTTGGGGTATGCTCAAAGAACTACAGAAGCAGGAGCGTGCTAAGGGTGGTGTCTTAGACATGGAGACCGAGGTGGTATCCAGTATGACTGCATATGGTCCTGGCTATATTGGTGAAGGAACAAAGGAGTTAGAGAAGGTTGTTGGTCTGCAGACAGACAAGCCTTTGAAGCGTGCCTTTATGCCTTATGGTGGTATCAAGATGGCTGAGCAGGCATGTACAACCTATGGTTATGAGCCATCTGAGAAACTTCATGAGATTTTCACGAAGTATTGTAAGACACATAACGAGGGTGTCTTCGATGCTTATACAGACGAGATGAAACTCGTTAGACACAATCATATCCTCACAGGTCTTCCTGATACCTATGGTCGTGGTCGTATCGTGGGTGACTATCGTCGTGTTGCACTCTATGGTGTAGACTTCCTTATCAACGAAAAAGCAAAGGATCTCCGCAACTGTGGTGATGGTACTATGACTGAAGAGGTTATCCGTTTGCGTGAGGAAATCTCTATGCAGATGAAGGCTTTGAAGGAGATGAAGGAGATGGCAGCCATCTATGGCTATGATATCTCTGAACCAGCAAACAACGCACGTGAGGCTGTACAGTGGCTTTACTTTGGTTATTTGTCAGCTATTAAGACACAGAACGGTGCTGCGATGTCAGTTGGTCGTATCTCAACTTTCCTCGATATCTACATTCAGCGTGACTTCAAGGAAGGCACACTTACGGAGGCTGAGGCGCAAGAACTCATCGACCACTTGGTAATGAAGTTCCGTATGGTTAAGTTTGCACGTATCCCTTCATACAACCAGCTCTTCTCTGGTGACCCTGTTTGGGCTACCCTCGAAGTTGCGGGATTGGGTATGGATGGCCGTTCAATGGTAACAAAGACTGACTTCCGTTTCCTCCATACACTTGAGAACATGGGTCCTTCACCAGAACCTAACCTCACTGTGCTCTATAGCTCACGTCTTCCAAAGCACTTTAAGGACTATGCTGCGAAGATTTCTATCTCTACAAGTTCTATTCAGTATGAGAATGATGACGTGATGCGACCAATCTGGGGCGATGACTATTCAATCTGCTGCTGCGTATCTGCAACACAGACGGGTAAGGAGATGCAGTTCTTTGGTGCACGTGCAAACCTCGCTAAATGTCTTACCTACGCAATCAGCGGTGGTGTTGACAGCAAGACACGTGAGCAGTGTGGACCTGCTTATCGTCCAATAGAGGGTGATGTCGTAACATATGATGAGTTCATGCCTCGCTTCATGGATATGATGGAGTGGTTGGCTGGTGTCTATGTAAACACATTGAACCTCATCCATTACATGCACGATAAGTACTTCTATGAGGCTGCAGAACTTGCACTCATTGACACTGACGTACGTCGTACTTTCGCAACGGGTATCGCTGGCTTCAGCCATGTGGTTGACTCTATCTCTGCTATCAAGTATGCAAAGGTTAATATCATACGTGATGAGACTGGTTTCCCTATCGAGTTCAAGACTGAGGGCGACTTCCCACGTTATGGTAACGACGATGATCGTGCTGATGACATCGCTGTATGGTTGTTGAAGACCTTTATGAATATGATTCGCAAGCACCATACCTATCGCAATTCAGAGCCTACAACAAGTATCCTTACCATCACTTCAAACGTGGTATATGGTAAGTTTACAGGTAATATGCCTGATGGTCGTCCAGCTGGTGCACCGCTTGCTCCTGGTGCAAACCCATCTTACGGAGCAGAGCAGAATGGTTTGTTGGCATCGTTGAACTCAACAGCTAAGCTTCCATACGAGTATGCGCTTGATGGTATCTCTAATACACAGACAATTAGCCCAGATGCTCTTGGTCACAATGATGAGGAGCGTATCAGTACACTCGTGGGTGTAATGGATGGTTACTTCGACCGTGGTGCACACCACTTGAATGTGAATGTCTTTGGTGTAGATAAACTGATTGACTGTATGGAACATCCAGAGAAGGAAGAGTATGCAAACTTCACCATCCGTGTGAGCGGTTACGCTGTGAAGTTCATCGACCTTACACGCGAACAGCAGATGGATGTTATTGCACGTCGTGCGCATGGTTCAATGTAA
- a CDS encoding PcfK-like family protein: MKGTEHFTRTIAEYLNQRAMTDPLFAPNLLKPNKNIEECITYILNEVQKSGCNGFDDDEIFSMAVHYYDEDDIEVGKAISCQVAVNHIVELTEEEKAEARQEAIKQYQREELAKIQSRNARVKKTENATTQVQPSLFDF, encoded by the coding sequence ATGAAAGGAACAGAACATTTCACACGGACAATAGCCGAGTATCTTAATCAGCGTGCTATGACAGACCCATTATTTGCCCCTAACTTGTTGAAGCCAAACAAGAATATCGAGGAGTGCATCACCTACATTCTTAATGAAGTGCAGAAAAGCGGTTGCAATGGCTTTGATGATGATGAAATTTTCTCTATGGCTGTTCACTACTACGATGAGGACGATATAGAGGTGGGTAAGGCTATTTCTTGCCAAGTAGCCGTTAATCACATTGTAGAACTCACAGAGGAAGAAAAAGCCGAAGCAAGGCAGGAAGCCATTAAACAATATCAGCGTGAGGAACTTGCCAAGATACAGAGCCGTAACGCACGAGTGAAAAAGACTGAGAACGCGACAACCCAAGTACAACCATCACTATTCGATTTTTAA
- a CDS encoding pyridoxamine 5'-phosphate oxidase family protein, whose protein sequence is MKYVNDRIRRQDRLMDEERAIELLRDGEYGVLSMVSEDMGYGIPVNFVWDGKNSIYIHCAPEGRKLVAIEQNPKVSLCVIGKVNLLPRNFTTEYESAIFFGEAHIHLSEEEKMHALHLLIDKLSPDFKELGDKYAHMSFHRVEIIRVDFSEFSGKRKKVHSSGTPTGD, encoded by the coding sequence ATGAAATATGTTAATGACCGCATACGCAGACAAGATCGTCTGATGGATGAGGAAAGAGCGATAGAACTTTTGCGAGATGGAGAATACGGAGTTTTGAGTATGGTCTCAGAAGATATGGGATATGGTATTCCTGTAAACTTTGTTTGGGACGGCAAGAATAGTATCTATATCCATTGTGCACCTGAAGGGCGTAAGTTGGTGGCTATTGAGCAGAATCCTAAAGTTTCGCTCTGTGTCATTGGTAAAGTAAACTTGTTGCCACGCAATTTCACCACTGAGTACGAGAGTGCTATCTTCTTTGGTGAGGCACATATTCATCTTTCTGAGGAGGAGAAGATGCATGCACTGCATCTATTGATAGATAAGTTATCACCTGACTTCAAAGAGCTTGGCGACAAATACGCTCACATGAGTTTTCATCGCGTTGAAATTATCCGTGTTGATTTCTCTGAATTCAGTGGTAAACGAAAGAAGGTGCACTCATCAGGTACGCCAACCGGAGATTAA
- a CDS encoding site-specific integrase, producing MRTNFKVSFYLRSNYENKEGKSPVMLRVFLNGEMANFGSTKIFVDKTVWNNATSRLKGRTTEALSANAALDSISATLNNIYHKFEDDSSMSLEKIRSYFVGKDREYITFLPVFDRFNEDIRQRVGHTISKDSLQKYSVLRRHFSEFLIHKYGRKDVGLTEFTPSVVQDFELYLSTVAGCAYNTSVKKMKALKTVTIYAQKRGYLLHDPFLNHRFHLEPVNRGFLTDEEIMKIANKDLAIQRLELVRDVFIFSCFTGLAYIDVSNLTPDNIVTLDDKQWIMTKRQKTNVETNVLLLDIPKSIIAKYSHKTYRDGKLFPILTNQKTNAYLKEIADLCGVKKNLTFHLARHTFATMSLSKGVPMESVSKMLGHTNIKTTQIYARITNKKIEHDMEQLAGKLDKFKVAMGINSK from the coding sequence ATGAGAACAAATTTCAAGGTGTCCTTCTACCTACGCTCAAACTATGAGAACAAAGAAGGAAAGTCGCCTGTAATGCTCCGTGTATTCCTTAACGGAGAGATGGCAAATTTCGGATCTACGAAAATCTTCGTGGACAAGACTGTATGGAACAATGCCACAAGTCGGCTCAAAGGTCGGACGACTGAAGCTTTATCCGCCAATGCCGCATTGGACTCTATTTCTGCTACCCTGAATAACATCTATCACAAATTTGAGGACGACTCCTCCATGTCATTGGAGAAAATCCGATCTTATTTTGTGGGAAAAGACAGGGAGTATATAACTTTCCTCCCTGTATTCGACAGATTCAACGAAGACATCAGGCAACGCGTCGGACACACCATCAGCAAAGACAGCCTACAAAAGTACAGCGTTTTAAGAAGACATTTCTCAGAATTTCTTATTCATAAGTATGGAAGAAAGGATGTAGGACTGACAGAGTTCACACCATCCGTGGTACAAGACTTTGAGTTATATCTGAGTACCGTGGCTGGTTGCGCTTACAACACATCAGTCAAGAAAATGAAGGCACTCAAGACTGTAACCATCTATGCGCAAAAACGTGGTTATCTTCTTCACGACCCCTTCCTCAATCATCGTTTTCACTTGGAGCCAGTTAATCGTGGTTTTCTCACGGATGAGGAAATTATGAAGATAGCCAACAAGGATCTTGCTATTCAACGCTTGGAGTTAGTAAGGGATGTTTTCATCTTTTCATGTTTCACAGGTCTGGCATATATTGATGTTTCCAATCTCACACCGGACAATATCGTAACACTTGATGATAAGCAGTGGATTATGACCAAGAGACAGAAAACAAATGTGGAGACAAATGTTTTATTGCTTGACATTCCCAAGAGTATCATTGCCAAGTACAGTCATAAGACCTATCGGGACGGCAAACTATTTCCCATCCTAACGAATCAGAAAACCAACGCATATTTAAAAGAAATAGCCGACCTTTGCGGTGTCAAGAAGAACCTGACCTTTCACCTTGCCCGGCATACATTTGCGACCATGTCGCTCAGCAAGGGCGTTCCTATGGAAAGTGTGTCGAAGATGTTGGGGCATACCAATATTAAAACTACACAAATATATGCCCGCATTACCAATAAGAAAATAGAACACGATATGGAACAGTTGGCTGGCAAGTTAGACAAGTTCAAAGTTGCTATGGGCATCAACTCAAAATAA
- the pflA gene encoding pyruvate formate-lyase-activating protein, translating into MVQCKVNNQHNNLSDSLTSEMMLRVHSVESFGSVDGPGIRFVIFLKGCAMRCQYCHNPDTWDRAGGNLRSVDDVLSQAQRYRSYWGTKGGITVSGGEALLQIQPLTELFRKAKALGINTCLDTSAQPFNRESSSFSAFEELMKYTDLVLLDIKHIDSDAHKQLTGWKNENILDCARYLSDIGKPVWIRHVLIPGINDDDESLYKLRAFIDTLSNVERVEILPYHSLGVYKWEQLGIPYALKDVESPTEESVLHARKILTEGR; encoded by the coding sequence ATGGTTCAATGTAAAGTGAATAATCAACATAACAATTTATCGGATTCGCTGACTTCCGAAATGATGCTACGGGTACACTCTGTAGAGTCGTTCGGGTCGGTTGATGGACCTGGTATTCGTTTCGTTATCTTCCTTAAGGGTTGTGCTATGCGATGCCAGTACTGTCATAATCCAGACACATGGGACAGGGCGGGGGGCAACCTCCGCTCTGTTGATGATGTCTTGTCTCAAGCCCAACGTTATCGGAGTTATTGGGGAACGAAAGGTGGAATCACTGTGAGTGGGGGTGAAGCTCTGTTGCAGATACAACCTCTTACGGAACTGTTCCGTAAAGCTAAGGCTTTAGGAATCAATACCTGCCTTGATACTTCAGCCCAACCTTTCAATCGGGAGTCGAGTAGCTTCTCTGCTTTTGAGGAGTTAATGAAATATACCGATTTAGTATTGTTGGACATAAAGCATATTGATAGCGATGCCCATAAGCAATTGACTGGTTGGAAAAACGAGAATATCCTCGACTGTGCTCGCTATCTCTCTGACATCGGGAAACCTGTATGGATAAGACATGTCTTGATTCCTGGTATTAATGATGATGACGAATCTCTCTATAAACTTCGTGCTTTCATAGATACTTTAAGCAATGTTGAGCGTGTGGAGATTCTGCCTTATCATTCGTTAGGTGTCTATAAATGGGAGCAGTTAGGTATTCCTTACGCACTCAAAGATGTAGAATCGCCTACGGAGGAAAGTGTTCTTCATGCGCGAAAGATATTAACAGAGGGGAGATAA
- a CDS encoding Gfo/Idh/MocA family protein, whose product MEMMSAVRPLETFVPPRAAGQRDVLSLALPPMPLLRVAFVGVGARGRMAVTRWCHIPKVEIAAVCDVSKEVAEEVARHVEQLGKPRPKVYWGETAYKELCQQQGVNLVYVCTDWMSHVPIAIHAMEQGRSVAVEVPAALTLKDIWTLIDTAEQTRRHCMMLENAVYDRFEMAVCQMVHEGLLGELVHVEGGYAHPIGDRWTPWRMEYSRLNAGDVYPTHSIGPVCRLLDIHRTDRMHYLTAMQTNAFLGTEMYQAVMGKACDSFANGDQTSTMIRTVKGKTMLIQHNVMTPRPYSRMFQAVGTAGYAAKYPVPEVLLSPEMAAKAGIEMEDDKLPLDASQIETLLNHYAPSFPSETIALAKELDARGGMSYFMDLRLAQCLQQGLPLDMDVYDLAEWCCIAELSKRSIEQGSMPVMIPDFVNRRSSVDTESI is encoded by the coding sequence ATGGAAATGATGTCGGCGGTGCGTCCGTTAGAAACTTTTGTGCCACCTCGTGCTGCTGGTCAGCGTGATGTCTTATCGTTGGCGCTTCCGCCAATGCCGCTGTTGCGTGTGGCTTTTGTGGGTGTAGGAGCGCGTGGACGAATGGCAGTGACACGCTGGTGTCATATTCCTAAGGTTGAGATAGCTGCTGTTTGCGATGTGTCAAAGGAAGTGGCAGAGGAGGTCGCACGGCACGTTGAGCAGTTGGGTAAGCCTCGTCCAAAGGTTTATTGGGGTGAGACGGCTTACAAAGAATTATGCCAACAGCAAGGAGTTAACCTTGTGTATGTTTGTACGGATTGGATGTCACATGTGCCAATCGCTATTCATGCGATGGAGCAGGGTAGGAGCGTGGCAGTAGAAGTACCTGCAGCCCTCACCTTAAAAGATATTTGGACGTTGATAGACACTGCTGAACAGACCCGACGGCACTGTATGATGCTTGAGAATGCAGTCTACGACCGATTCGAAATGGCGGTGTGTCAGATGGTACATGAAGGCTTGCTTGGCGAACTTGTACACGTGGAAGGCGGTTATGCTCATCCTATTGGCGACCGTTGGACACCTTGGCGTATGGAGTATAGCCGTCTGAATGCTGGCGATGTCTACCCAACACACAGCATCGGACCCGTCTGTCGATTGCTTGATATTCATCGTACTGACCGTATGCACTACCTCACAGCCATGCAAACCAACGCTTTTCTGGGTACAGAGATGTATCAAGCGGTAATGGGAAAGGCGTGTGATAGCTTTGCTAATGGCGACCAGACCTCAACGATGATACGTACCGTAAAAGGGAAGACGATGCTTATTCAACACAATGTTATGACGCCACGCCCATATAGTCGTATGTTTCAAGCGGTCGGAACAGCGGGTTATGCAGCTAAATATCCTGTCCCAGAGGTGCTGTTAAGCCCAGAGATGGCAGCCAAAGCGGGTATTGAAATGGAGGATGATAAGCTACCTTTGGACGCATCTCAGATAGAGACGCTACTCAATCATTATGCGCCTTCTTTCCCTTCAGAAACAATTGCCTTAGCCAAAGAGCTCGACGCACGTGGCGGAATGTCTTATTTTATGGACTTACGGCTTGCTCAATGCCTACAACAAGGTTTGCCTTTAGATATGGATGTGTATGATTTAGCGGAGTGGTGTTGCATTGCTGAGCTATCCAAACGCTCTATTGAACAAGGTTCAATGCCAGTGATGATTCCCGACTTCGTAAATCGTAGGTCTTCAGTTGATACGGAAAGTATTTAG